The following are from one region of the Corylus avellana chromosome ca1, CavTom2PMs-1.0 genome:
- the LOC132165554 gene encoding rust resistance kinase Lr10-like: protein MDICLKMLISYLFLFLAFIVDLREAQNGCDDQLRYCGAHSPAIRFPFRLSSQLEHCGYPGFILSCTDANQTVLELPISAKLFVKEINYTSQVIQLYDPPHHCFPRQFRGLNLSSSPFQFKVNSPYDDLQNYPLFNCSPRAIMNSDRRSDRISCLSGPTYQVYAINYFTSIAELPLSCTKMYNLLSIPNTILIDGSDYKVLQLSWSIPKCGHCEAKGKKCRLKNNSSKLQTECFPKDKGSLSKSAIAGVILGSFLLLLAIFALYRLYTYDKVEKEHQAKIEKFLEDYRNFKPTRYSYADIKRITNQFTEKLGEGAYGTVFKGKLSNEIHVAVKILNTSNGNGEEFINEVETMGTIHHVNVVRLVGLCADGFRRALVYEFLPNDSLDKFISSTGTKKCILNWDKLHDIALGIAKGIEYLHQGCGQQILHFDIKPHNVLLDQNFNPKISDFGLAKLCSKDQSVVSMTTARGTMGYIAPEVFSRNFGNVSSKADVYSFGILLLEIVGGRKNVDVTVENTSQVYFPEWIYNILEQKEDMRIFVDDDEDAKIAKKLAIIGLWCIQWHPVDRPSMKVVVQMLEEEEDKLIMPHNPFASAGPVQINASILVKSLNHELEVIPE from the exons ATGGATATTTGCTTAAAAATGCTAATCTCATACTTGTTCTTGTTTCTGGCTTTCATCGTAGACCTTAGAGAAGCCCAAAATGGGTGTGATGATCAATTACGGTACTGTGGAGCCCATAGCCCTGCCATCCGATTTCCTTTCCGACTTAGCAGCCAGCTAGAGCACTGTGGGTATCCTGGGTTTATTCTCTCCTGCACTGATGCAAATCAAACGGTGCTCGAGCTGCCGATTTCAGCTAAGCTCTTTGTGAAAGAGATTAACTACACATCTCAGGTAATTCAATTATATGATCCTCCGCATCATTGCTTCCCAAGGCAGTTTCGAGGACTCAATTTATCTTCATCGCCTTTCCAATTCAAAGTAAATTCCCCTTATGATGACCTTCAAAACTATCCCTTATTCAATTGTTCCCCAAGAGCAATAATGAATTCCGATCGGAGATCCGATCGGATCTCTTGTCTTAGTGGCCCTACCTACCAAGTTTATGCAATCAATTACTTTACGAGCATCGCTGAGTTGCCCTTATCTTGTACAAAGATGTATAATCTTCTATCAATTCCAAATACTATATTAATAGACGGCAGTGATTACAAAGTTCTTCAATTGAGCTGGTCCATCCCAAAATGTGGACACTGTGAAGCAAAAGGCAAGAAATGCAGATTGAAGAATAATAGCTCTAAATTACAAACCGAATGCTTCCCCAAAGATAAAG GCTCATTATCAAAGTCAGCAATCGCTG GTGTCATCTTAGGTTCATTTCTATTATTACTAGCTATCTTTGCTTTGTACCGTCTTTATACTTATgataaagtagaaaaagaacatCAAGCAAAGATCGAAAAGTTTTTGGAAGATTACAGAAATTTCAAACCCACAAGATACTCATATGCTGATATTAAAAGGATTACAAATCAATTTACTGAGAAGCTAGGCGAAGGAGCATATGGAACAGTATTCAAAGGAAAGCTTTCCAATGAAATTCATGTTGCAGTGAAGATCCTCAACACTTCCAatggaaatggagaagaattcaTAAATGAAGTAGAAACAATGGGTACGATACATCATGTTAATGTGGTTCGCTTGGTTGGCTTGTGTGCTGATGGATTTAGACGAGCTCTAGTTTATGAGTTCTTACCAAATGATTCACTAGATAAGTTCATATCTTCAACGGGCACCAAGAAATGTATCCTTAATTGGGATAAGCTACATGATATTGCTCTTGGCATTGCAAAAGGAATTGAGTATCTTCACCAAGGATGCGGCCAACAAATCCTCCATTTCGATATCAAACCTCACAATGTTTTGCTAGACCAAAActttaatccaaaaatttctgattttggtctTGCCAAGTTGTGCTCAAAGGATCAAAGTGTAGTATCCATGACCACAGCCAGGGGAACTATGGGTTACATTGCCCCCGAAGtgttctctagaaattttgggAATGTGTCTTCTAAAgcagatgtttatagctttggaatATTGTTACTTGAAATAGTCGGAGGAAGGAAAAATGTTGACGTTACAGTTGAGAACACCAGTCAAGTCTACTTTCCAGAATGGATCTACAATATTTTAGAACAAAAAGAAGACATGCGAAtctttgttgatgatgatgaagatgctaaaattgcaaagaaacttgCAATTATTGGACTCTGGTGCATCCAATGGCACCCAGTGGATCGTCCTTCTATGAAAGTTGTTGTTCAAAtgttagaagaagaagaagataaattaaTTATGCCTCATAATCCCTTTGCCTCTGCAGGCCCCGTACAAATTAATGCAAGTATACTTGTAAAAAGTTTAAACCATGAGTTAGAGGTCATCCCAGAATGA
- the LOC132167428 gene encoding rust resistance kinase Lr10-like: MILGTPCVIAFLIYKWRRRHLSMYDNIEEFLQSHNNLMPIRYSYSEVKKMTKSFKDKLGEGGFGTVFKGKLQSGRLVAIKMLGKSKANGQDFISEVATIGRIHHVNVVQLIGFCVERSKRALVYEFMPNGSLNTFIFSPEVSSLLSYDKMYDIALGVARGIEYLHQGCDMQILHFDIKPHNILLDENFAPKVSDFGLAKLYPVDNSIVSLTAARGTLGYMAPELFYKNIGSVSYKADVYSFGMLLMEMASRRKNLNAFTDHLSQIYFPTWVYEQLHDGKDIEMKDVTEEEKKIGMKMIIVALWCIQMKPSDRPSMNKVVQMLEGEVEYLQMPSRPFLSSSERIITSGGDNSNQSNESSQSSQS, encoded by the coding sequence ATGATACTTGGGACTCCCTGTGTGATTGCTTTTCTGATATATAAATGGCGTAGGAGGCATTTATCGATGTATGACAATATTGAAGAATTTCTGCAAAGCCACAATAATCTCATGCCAATAAGGTACTCTTACTCAGAAGTTAAGAAGATGACCAAAAGTTTTAAGGACAAATTAGGTGAAGGAGGCTTTGGCACTgtatttaaaggaaaacttcaAAGTGGCCGTCTTGTGGCTATAAAGATGTTAGGCAAGTCCAAAGCTAACGGACAAGATTTTATCAGCGAAGTTGCAACTATTGGAAGGATTCATCATGTTAATGTAGTACAACTCATTGGTTTTTGTGTTGAAAGATCAAAACGGGCCCTAGTATATGAGTTCATGCCTAATGGCTCTTTAAATACATTCATATTTTCCCCAGAAGTAAGTTCCCTCCTAAGCTATGACAAAATGTATGATATAGCTTTAGGAGTGGCTCGTGGAATTGAATATCTACATCAAGGATGTGACATGCAGATTTTGCATTTTGATATCAAGCCTCACAACATTCTTCTTGATGAGAATTTTGCTCCCAAAGTTTCTGACTTTGGCTTGGCAAAGTTATATCCAGTAGATAATAGCATTGTTTCTTTAACTGCTGCAAGAGGGACATTAGGATACATGGCTCCTGAGTTGTTCTACAAAAACATTGGAAGTGTCTCATATAAAGCTGATGTTTATAGTTTCGGAATGTTATTGATGGAAATGGCAAGTAGAAGAAAGAACTTGAATGCATTTACAGACCATCTAAGCCAAATTTACTTTCCTACTTGGGTTTATGAGCAATTGCACGATGGAAAGGACATAGAAATGAAAGATGTTActgaagaggaaaagaaaataggCATGAAGATGATCATTGTCGCATTATGGTGTATACAGATGAAGCCAAGTGATCGCCCTTCAATGAACAAAGTCGTACAAATGCTTGAAGGAGAAGTTGAATACTTACAAATGCCTTCCAGGCCTTTCCTATCATCATCAGAGAGAATCATAACAAGTGGTGGAGATAATTCGAATCAATCAAATGAATCGAGTCAATCATCTCAATCTTAA